The proteins below come from a single uncultured delta proteobacterium genomic window:
- the fliS gene encoding Flagellar protein FliS: MRQAAKMYLETQVTTTSQGQILIMLYDGAIKFLNQAKERMAARDYAGKGILISNAIDVINELASSLNAEKGGDLAANLNQLYFYCNKRLFMANSRMDVAPIDEVIKILNGIRSAYAQIVDSPEAVAAMAQAQANAAPAKAPRAPMGVHMAPAGAPVPAAKARNAYAAQNMVPGVAVERPQPQQAPAMEQMPTAPAAPAATRPAMPAEMPVAEAAAPETAPAMPDLDIDTPAPLPGLSQVKRMAASNLYRKFAS, from the coding sequence ATGCGTCAAGCGGCTAAAATGTATTTGGAAACCCAGGTCACCACGACCTCCCAGGGCCAGATTTTGATTATGCTCTACGACGGCGCGATCAAATTCCTGAACCAGGCCAAGGAGCGGATGGCGGCCAGAGACTACGCGGGCAAAGGGATACTCATCTCCAACGCCATTGACGTCATCAATGAGCTGGCGAGTTCCCTGAACGCCGAAAAGGGCGGCGACCTCGCGGCAAACCTCAACCAGTTGTATTTCTACTGCAACAAACGGCTGTTCATGGCGAACTCGCGCATGGACGTGGCGCCCATAGACGAGGTCATCAAGATCCTGAACGGTATCCGGAGCGCCTACGCCCAGATAGTCGATTCCCCGGAAGCCGTCGCCGCCATGGCCCAGGCCCAGGCGAACGCGGCCCCGGCAAAGGCGCCGCGCGCGCCCATGGGCGTCCACATGGCTCCCGCCGGGGCGCCCGTTCCCGCGGCCAAGGCCCGCAACGCCTACGCCGCCCAGAATATGGTCCCGGGCGTTGCCGTGGAACGGCCTCAACCCCAGCAAGCACCCGCGATGGAACAAATGCCCACGGCCCCGGCGGCCCCCGCCGCCACCCGACCGGCGATGCCGGCGGAAATGCCCGTGGCCGAAGCCGCCGCGCCGGAAACCGCGCCCGCCATGCCGGACCTGGATATCGATACGCCTGCGCCGCTGCCCGGCTTGAGCCAGGTAAAGCGCATGGCGGCGTCGAACCTCTACCGCAAATTCGCGTCCTGA
- a CDS encoding hypothetical protein (Evidence 5 : No homology to any previously reported sequences), with amino-acid sequence MSSTVQTQSSYLPSEYFSGGLSISGLTGNGTDFTSMIDQLRKIEMIPTQRMLRWKSEWQQRQDAFGVVREALVNLRDVCAKMNTMDKFLVKTATSSQPNFATATASSSAIANSYKLEIKQEASVNIWSMNSEFAAGTTKVTASGTSGTFAYEYQGSIRSLTVPPDTSLEQLKNMINNDTNNPGVRASLIKSANGVTFQIKGMDTGAKNSLSILSTTGLTGGFAGQNYEPHKLVYKTSIANATGGDVYANTSGSTQVFTYSYNGVTRNVDIPGHATLETFKQKIEEDKVKYRADLARANSLDPDDASAANQAAIDALDNKLAGLTVNIEDDPSGNKNLVFTGSAPNQPITVPKGGAWENLGKPATVSTPPSGGNWHIKEAENAMIKVDGWPTGDGNWLEVSSNTVTDVVDGVTFNLIGEGTTVINVSTDTEAVTQNVVDFIDAVNNMRAVITELTKYDPNKTTVDYNYAQTQFEMQKGSLLTGNYGIQLISSRLKQATAGTPKGFLPQFKVGDLALGDLYTSLSQLGIKTKAEGSGGEGFGLLELNTDPSMPLLEDILKKNPEAVAEFFAAVNKGVSDSSDFSFVSSMQTITKAGAYNVTYELDTDGTVKPGTAFINGKAAKYYEDTGQIGLVRTDPQSADSSIATASSTGETDFTATVTVNQEAVAASSKLQTDMTDKGAPIATADGRFYYTYDGQEYSVNVTVGSPPDEKPDSLATLAQKINYHYQNPGVTATVEKTDGKWGIVIKSKEMGDDHSVTGVHWSFTPAGSSGIDAGNVTETTGKDANYEITYKTPNGAEKTITKTDGKSNLISLPGASGVSVTLKKAGTTTITGEKHNDADGIYIQVDNRTPGAYSSTVRVKQGKIGEILEMLNGTPNKPEEGILGSKGTLQVLVDNYNKIMDGIDQKIERETTRLIKWERTIKLRFSRLEATLKQYESLQASIESQVKQLGSNSSK; translated from the coding sequence ATGAGCAGTACCGTTCAGACACAATCCAGCTATCTCCCCTCGGAATACTTTTCCGGCGGGTTGAGCATTTCCGGCTTGACGGGCAACGGGACCGACTTCACCTCCATGATCGACCAGTTGCGGAAGATCGAAATGATCCCCACCCAGCGCATGCTGCGCTGGAAGTCGGAATGGCAGCAGCGGCAGGACGCGTTCGGCGTCGTCCGGGAAGCTCTGGTCAACTTGCGCGATGTCTGCGCCAAAATGAACACCATGGACAAGTTCCTGGTGAAAACGGCCACCAGCTCCCAGCCCAACTTCGCGACCGCCACGGCCTCCAGCTCGGCCATCGCCAACAGCTACAAGCTTGAGATCAAGCAGGAAGCTTCGGTCAACATCTGGAGCATGAACTCGGAATTCGCGGCCGGCACCACCAAGGTCACGGCCAGCGGCACGAGCGGCACCTTTGCCTATGAGTACCAGGGGAGCATCCGTTCCCTGACCGTTCCGCCGGATACCTCCCTGGAACAGCTCAAGAACATGATTAACAACGACACCAACAACCCCGGCGTGCGCGCGTCCCTCATCAAGAGCGCCAACGGCGTGACCTTCCAGATCAAGGGCATGGATACGGGCGCGAAGAATTCGCTCTCCATCCTCTCCACGACCGGGCTCACGGGCGGGTTCGCGGGCCAGAACTACGAGCCGCACAAGCTGGTGTACAAAACCAGCATTGCAAACGCCACGGGCGGCGACGTCTACGCGAACACCTCCGGCAGCACCCAGGTGTTCACATACTCCTACAACGGCGTGACCAGGAACGTCGATATCCCGGGCCATGCGACGCTTGAAACGTTCAAGCAGAAAATTGAGGAAGACAAGGTAAAATACCGGGCAGATCTCGCGCGCGCCAACAGCCTGGACCCCGACGACGCCTCCGCCGCCAACCAGGCGGCCATCGACGCGCTGGACAACAAACTCGCGGGCCTCACGGTGAATATCGAGGATGACCCCAGCGGCAACAAAAACCTGGTATTCACGGGGAGCGCACCAAACCAGCCCATTACCGTTCCCAAGGGCGGCGCCTGGGAGAATCTGGGCAAACCCGCGACCGTGTCCACCCCGCCTTCCGGCGGCAACTGGCACATCAAGGAAGCCGAAAACGCCATGATCAAGGTGGACGGCTGGCCCACCGGCGACGGCAACTGGCTGGAAGTTTCCAGCAACACGGTCACCGACGTGGTGGACGGGGTGACCTTCAACCTGATCGGCGAGGGCACCACGGTCATCAACGTGAGCACGGATACCGAAGCCGTCACCCAGAACGTGGTGGACTTCATCGACGCGGTGAACAACATGCGCGCGGTCATCACGGAACTGACCAAGTACGACCCCAACAAGACCACGGTGGACTACAACTACGCCCAAACGCAGTTCGAGATGCAGAAAGGCTCCCTGCTGACCGGCAACTACGGCATCCAGCTCATCAGTTCCCGGCTGAAGCAGGCCACAGCCGGCACGCCCAAGGGGTTTCTGCCCCAGTTCAAGGTGGGGGACCTCGCGCTCGGCGATCTGTACACTTCCCTCTCGCAGCTCGGCATCAAGACCAAGGCCGAGGGGAGCGGCGGCGAAGGGTTCGGCCTGCTCGAGCTCAATACCGACCCCTCCATGCCCCTGCTGGAAGACATCCTCAAGAAAAACCCCGAGGCCGTGGCCGAATTTTTCGCCGCCGTCAACAAGGGCGTTTCCGATTCGTCGGACTTCAGCTTCGTCAGCAGCATGCAGACCATCACCAAGGCCGGCGCGTACAACGTAACGTACGAACTGGATACGGACGGCACTGTCAAGCCCGGAACGGCCTTTATCAACGGCAAGGCGGCCAAGTACTATGAAGATACGGGCCAGATCGGTCTGGTCCGCACGGACCCCCAGTCCGCCGATTCTTCCATTGCCACCGCCTCCAGCACCGGGGAAACGGACTTCACCGCCACGGTCACGGTGAACCAGGAAGCCGTTGCCGCGTCCTCGAAGCTCCAGACGGACATGACCGACAAGGGCGCCCCGATCGCCACGGCTGACGGCAGGTTCTACTACACGTATGACGGCCAGGAATACTCCGTGAACGTCACCGTGGGTTCGCCGCCGGATGAGAAGCCGGACAGCCTTGCCACCCTCGCGCAAAAAATCAACTACCACTACCAGAACCCGGGCGTGACGGCGACCGTTGAAAAAACGGACGGCAAGTGGGGCATCGTCATCAAAAGCAAGGAGATGGGCGACGATCACTCCGTCACCGGTGTGCACTGGAGCTTCACCCCTGCGGGCTCGTCCGGCATCGACGCCGGGAACGTCACGGAGACCACGGGCAAGGACGCCAACTACGAAATAACATACAAGACGCCCAACGGGGCGGAAAAGACGATCACCAAAACGGACGGCAAGTCCAACCTGATCTCCCTTCCCGGCGCGTCCGGCGTGTCCGTTACCTTGAAAAAAGCCGGCACGACGACGATTACCGGGGAAAAGCACAACGACGCCGACGGTATCTACATCCAGGTCGACAACCGCACGCCGGGGGCATACTCCAGCACGGTGCGCGTCAAGCAGGGCAAGATCGGCGAAATACTCGAGATGCTGAACGGCACGCCCAACAAGCCCGAGGAAGGCATTCTCGGCAGCAAGGGCACGCTCCAGGTCCTGGTGGACAACTACAACAAGATCATGGACGGCATCGACCAGAAAATCGAACGGGAAACCACCCGCCTCATCAAGTGGGAACGGACGATAAAGCTGCGCTTCTCGCGCCTTGAAGCCACACTCAAACAGTACGAGTCGCTCCAGGCGAGCATAGAATCGCAGGTCAAGCAACTCGGCAGCAACAGCAGCAAGTAA
- a CDS encoding CDP-diacylglycerol/serine O-phosphatidyltransferase yields MEENKHIVRRGIYILPNLFTTASLFTGFMAIIWASNGKFEWSAMGILFSALMDGLDGKVARLTGTSSEFGVQYDSLADLVAFGVAPGFMVYAWMIDAFGRTGAAMAFLFATCGALRLARFNVAAASGASKKFFIGLPIPAAGCTLAALVFFVPYLPTMLQGLVPGFCLLLTGLLGVLMVSRVRYYSFKEYGFLRTHRYRSMVTAILLFSMIMAEPRLFGFLLFFIYIIVGLVYTFILLPKKTPLPFTQ; encoded by the coding sequence ATGGAAGAAAATAAGCACATCGTCCGCAGGGGCATTTACATTCTGCCCAACCTTTTCACCACGGCCAGCCTGTTCACGGGGTTCATGGCCATCATCTGGGCGTCCAACGGCAAATTTGAATGGAGCGCCATGGGCATCTTGTTCAGCGCCCTCATGGACGGCCTTGACGGCAAGGTGGCCCGGCTGACCGGCACGTCCAGCGAGTTCGGCGTGCAGTACGATTCCCTGGCGGATCTCGTGGCGTTCGGCGTGGCGCCGGGCTTCATGGTCTATGCCTGGATGATCGACGCCTTCGGCAGGACGGGCGCGGCCATGGCCTTTTTGTTCGCCACCTGCGGCGCGTTGCGCCTTGCCCGTTTCAACGTGGCCGCCGCCAGCGGCGCCTCGAAAAAGTTCTTCATCGGCCTGCCCATCCCGGCGGCCGGCTGCACCCTTGCGGCGCTGGTATTTTTCGTCCCCTACCTCCCCACCATGCTGCAAGGGCTCGTGCCGGGCTTTTGCCTGCTGCTCACCGGCCTTTTGGGCGTGTTGATGGTCAGCCGCGTGCGTTACTATTCATTCAAGGAATACGGCTTCTTACGGACGCACCGGTACAGATCCATGGTTACCGCCATCCTGCTGTTCTCCATGATTATGGCGGAGCCGCGATTGTTCGGGTTCCTGCTGTTTTTCATCTACATCATCGTGGGTCTGGTTTACACCTTCATTCTGCTGCCGAAGAAAACCCCCCTGCCGTTCACGCAGTAA